A part of Streptomyces sp. NBC_01497 genomic DNA contains:
- a CDS encoding NAD(P)H-hydrate dehydratase — MRTAYAVEKVRAAERELMARLPEGALMGRAAAGLAAVCAGLLGRVYGSRAVLLVGSGDNGGDALYAGARLARRGARVSAVLLAPDRAHPGGLAALRRAGGRILGPADDPFAVLADADLVLDGITGIGGHGGLRADAVPVARAARGCDAVVVAVDLPSGVAADDGTVTGEVLRADVTVTFGTYKPGLLIDPAAEVAGVLRLVDIGLGPHLPSVPAVEALQHADVARLLPAPGGESDKYRRGLVGIVAGSAKYPGAAVLAVAGALRGGAGAVRYVGPGGDAVLARHPETLVSEGPPARAGRVQAWAVGPGLHEGRGLDDALASDVPVLIDADGLRGLDAGTVRARSAPTLLTPHAGEAAALLGAERAEVEAGRLAAVRELAARYGATVLLKGSTTLVADPDPGVPVRVNATGTPWLATAGSGDVLTGLTGSLLAAGLPTRDAASVGAYLHGLAARLAARGAPLAAEDVAGHIPAAWRNVMGEAAGPRPGGPGREQDDEV, encoded by the coding sequence ATGCGGACTGCGTACGCGGTGGAGAAGGTACGGGCGGCCGAACGCGAGCTGATGGCGCGGCTGCCCGAGGGCGCGCTGATGGGACGTGCGGCGGCCGGTCTCGCCGCCGTGTGCGCGGGGCTGCTGGGCCGGGTGTACGGGTCGCGGGCCGTCCTGCTCGTCGGCAGCGGCGACAACGGCGGCGACGCCCTGTACGCGGGCGCCCGCCTCGCGCGGCGCGGCGCGCGGGTCAGCGCGGTGCTGCTCGCGCCGGACCGGGCCCACCCCGGCGGCCTCGCCGCGCTGCGCCGGGCCGGCGGACGGATCCTCGGCCCCGCCGACGACCCCTTCGCGGTGCTCGCCGACGCGGACCTCGTCCTCGACGGCATCACCGGCATCGGCGGGCACGGCGGGCTGCGCGCCGACGCGGTGCCGGTGGCGCGCGCGGCGCGCGGCTGCGACGCGGTGGTCGTCGCCGTGGACCTGCCGAGCGGTGTCGCGGCCGACGACGGCACGGTGACGGGCGAGGTGCTGCGCGCCGATGTGACCGTCACCTTCGGCACGTACAAGCCGGGGCTGCTGATCGACCCGGCGGCCGAGGTGGCGGGCGTGCTGCGGCTCGTGGACATCGGCCTCGGCCCGCACCTGCCGTCCGTCCCGGCCGTCGAGGCGCTCCAGCACGCGGACGTGGCACGGCTGCTGCCGGCGCCCGGCGGTGAGAGCGACAAGTATCGGCGCGGGCTCGTCGGGATCGTGGCGGGCTCGGCGAAGTACCCGGGCGCTGCGGTCCTCGCCGTCGCGGGAGCGCTGCGGGGCGGCGCGGGCGCTGTGCGGTACGTGGGCCCCGGCGGCGACGCGGTCCTCGCACGCCATCCGGAGACGCTGGTCAGCGAGGGCCCACCCGCGCGAGCGGGCCGTGTGCAGGCGTGGGCCGTGGGCCCCGGCCTGCACGAGGGACGCGGGCTGGACGACGCGCTCGCCTCCGACGTACCCGTCCTGATCGACGCGGACGGGCTGCGCGGGCTGGACGCGGGGACGGTCCGGGCCCGCAGTGCTCCCACCCTGCTCACCCCGCACGCGGGCGAGGCGGCGGCGCTGCTCGGCGCGGAGCGCGCGGAGGTCGAGGCGGGCCGGCTGGCGGCGGTACGCGAACTCGCGGCGCGCTACGGCGCGACGGTCCTGCTCAAGGGGTCCACGACCCTGGTCGCGGACCCGGACCCGGGCGTCCCGGTACGGGTCAACGCCACCGGCACCCCCTGGCTCGCGACGGCGGGCAGCGGCGACGTCCTCACCGGCCTGACCGGATCCCTGCTCGCGGCGGGCCTCCCGACGCGTGACGCGGCCTCCGTCGGCGCGTACCTGCACGGCCTGGCGGCCCGCCTCGCGGCGCGTGGCGCGCCCCTGGCCGCCGAGGACGTGGCGGGCCACATCCCGGCGGCCTGGCGCAACGTGATGGGCGAGGCGGCCGGGCCACGGCCCGGCGGGCCCGGGCGCGAGCAGGACGACGAGGTGTGA
- a CDS encoding holo-ACP synthase translates to MIIGVGIDVAEIERFGQSLERTPQLRERLFVDDELRLPDGGPRGIASLAARFAAKEALAKALGAPGGLRWTDAEVYVEDSGRPLLRVRGTVAARAAELGVRAWHVSLSHDAGVASAVVIAEG, encoded by the coding sequence GTGATCATCGGGGTGGGGATCGACGTGGCGGAGATCGAGCGGTTCGGGCAGTCCCTGGAACGCACCCCTCAGCTGAGGGAACGCCTCTTCGTCGACGACGAGTTGCGGCTGCCGGACGGAGGCCCGCGCGGTATCGCGTCGCTGGCCGCCCGGTTCGCGGCGAAGGAGGCGCTCGCCAAGGCGCTCGGCGCCCCCGGCGGCCTGCGCTGGACGGACGCGGAAGTGTATGTGGAGGACAGCGGCCGTCCCCTGCTGCGGGTGCGTGGAACCGTGGCCGCGCGGGCAGCCGAACTCGGGGTACGGGCCTGGCACGTCTCGCTCAGCCATGACGCGGGAGTGGCGTCGGCCGTGGTGATCGCGGAGGGTTGA
- the glmS gene encoding glutamine--fructose-6-phosphate transaminase (isomerizing), translating to MCGIVGYVGSQSALDVVIAGLKRLEYRGYDSAGVAVLADGGLAMVKRSGKLVNLDKALAETPLPTGTAGVGHTRWATHGVPNDANAHPHLDNAGRVAVVHNGIIENFAALRAELAARGHTLQSETDTEVVSHLLAEAFSGCGDLAESMRQVCRRLEGAFTLVAVHADAPDVVVGARRNSPLVVGVGDGEAFLASDVAAFIAHTRDALELGQDQVVEARRDGVTVTGFDGGPAEVRPFHIDWDASAAEKGGYASFMLKEIAEQPKAVADTLLGRIGSDGTLALDEVRIPAEVLREAEKVVIVACGTAFHSGLIAKYAIEHWTRMPCEVELASEFRYRDPILDQRTLVVAISQSGETMDTLMAVRHAREQGAHVLAICNTNGSTIPRESDAVLYTHAGPEVAVASTKAFLTQLVACYLVALYLGQVRGTKWGDEIRDVVCELSRIPGQVEEVLATMEPVRELARSLADKGTVLFLGRHVGYPVALEGALKLKELAYMHAEGFAAGELKHGPIALVEADLPVVVVVPSPRGRSVLHDKIVSNIQEIRARGARTVVIAEEGDESVVPYADHLVRVPVTPTLLQPLVATVPLQVFACELATTRGNDVDQPRNLAKSVTVE from the coding sequence ATGTGCGGAATTGTGGGATACGTCGGCTCCCAGTCGGCGCTCGATGTGGTGATCGCCGGACTGAAGCGCCTCGAATACCGGGGGTACGACTCCGCCGGCGTGGCCGTCCTCGCCGACGGCGGGCTCGCCATGGTGAAGCGGTCCGGGAAGCTCGTCAACCTCGACAAGGCGCTCGCCGAGACGCCCCTGCCCACCGGGACGGCCGGCGTCGGGCACACCCGCTGGGCCACCCACGGCGTGCCCAACGACGCCAACGCGCACCCCCACCTCGACAACGCGGGCCGCGTCGCCGTCGTCCACAACGGGATCATCGAGAACTTCGCCGCCCTGCGCGCCGAACTGGCCGCGCGCGGGCACACGCTCCAGTCCGAGACCGACACCGAGGTCGTCTCCCACCTGCTCGCCGAGGCGTTCTCCGGCTGCGGCGATCTCGCCGAGTCGATGCGCCAGGTGTGCCGCCGGCTGGAGGGCGCCTTCACCCTGGTCGCGGTGCACGCGGACGCGCCGGACGTCGTCGTCGGCGCCCGCCGCAACTCGCCCCTGGTCGTCGGGGTCGGCGACGGAGAGGCGTTCCTCGCCTCCGATGTGGCCGCCTTCATCGCGCACACCCGGGACGCCCTCGAACTCGGCCAGGACCAGGTCGTGGAGGCCCGCCGCGACGGCGTCACCGTCACCGGGTTCGACGGCGGACCCGCCGAGGTGCGGCCCTTCCACATCGACTGGGACGCGTCGGCCGCCGAGAAGGGCGGCTACGCCTCGTTCATGCTCAAGGAGATCGCCGAGCAGCCGAAGGCCGTCGCCGACACGCTCCTCGGCCGGATCGGCTCCGACGGCACGCTCGCCCTCGACGAGGTCCGCATCCCGGCCGAGGTGCTGCGCGAGGCGGAGAAGGTCGTCATCGTCGCGTGCGGCACGGCCTTCCACTCGGGCCTCATCGCCAAGTACGCGATCGAGCACTGGACCCGTATGCCCTGCGAGGTGGAACTCGCCAGCGAGTTCCGCTACCGCGACCCGATCCTCGACCAGCGCACACTCGTCGTCGCGATCTCGCAGTCCGGCGAGACGATGGACACGCTGATGGCGGTGCGCCACGCCCGCGAGCAGGGCGCGCACGTCCTCGCGATCTGCAACACCAACGGCTCGACCATCCCCCGCGAGTCCGACGCCGTGCTCTACACGCACGCCGGCCCCGAGGTGGCCGTCGCCTCCACGAAGGCGTTCCTCACCCAGCTCGTCGCCTGCTACCTGGTGGCCCTCTACCTCGGGCAGGTGCGCGGTACGAAGTGGGGTGACGAGATCCGGGACGTCGTGTGCGAACTCTCGCGGATCCCGGGCCAGGTGGAGGAGGTACTCGCGACGATGGAGCCGGTGCGCGAGCTGGCGCGGTCCCTCGCGGACAAGGGGACCGTGCTGTTCCTCGGCCGCCACGTGGGCTATCCGGTCGCCCTTGAAGGCGCCCTCAAACTCAAGGAACTCGCCTACATGCACGCCGAGGGGTTCGCGGCCGGGGAGCTCAAGCACGGGCCGATCGCGCTGGTCGAGGCGGACCTGCCGGTGGTCGTGGTCGTACCCTCGCCGCGCGGCCGCTCCGTGCTGCACGACAAAATCGTCTCGAACATCCAGGAGATCAGGGCGCGCGGCGCCCGGACCGTGGTCATCGCGGAGGAGGGCGACGAGAGCGTGGTGCCGTACGCCGACCATCTCGTGCGTGTCCCCGTGACACCGACGCTGCTCCAGCCGCTCGTCGCGACCGTCCCGTTGCAGGTGTTCGCCTGCGAACTGGCGACGACGCGCGGCAACGACGTCGACCAGCCGCGCAACCTGGCGAAATCCGTCACGGTGGAGTGA